The following coding sequences lie in one Sinorhizobium fredii USDA 257 genomic window:
- the rarD gene encoding EamA family transporter RarD, which produces MAEPNAKQPAENTDSARGFAFALTAYLLWGFLPFFMKAVAHIPAAEVVAHRIVWSVPLAGLVLLWLGRTQEIKTALRSPRMLKMATLTAVLITVNWGIYVWAIGAGRAIETALGYYINPLFSIFLGALLLKERPSPTQMVAIALAALAVAVLAFDAGGLPWVSIGLCISWGFYAFFRKTLPIGPNQGFFLEVLLLSVPAIGYIIWLEATGQGHFGDTGMTDVVLLLSCGLVTAVPLMIYANGAKLLRLSTIGIMQYIAPTMIFVIAVIVFHEPFGAAKLIAFALIWAALIVYSGAMLAESRARRAAQPTPAE; this is translated from the coding sequence ATGGCAGAGCCGAACGCGAAACAGCCCGCCGAGAATACCGATTCCGCGAGAGGATTCGCCTTCGCGCTGACAGCCTACCTGCTCTGGGGTTTCCTGCCCTTCTTCATGAAGGCCGTGGCGCACATCCCTGCGGCCGAAGTCGTCGCGCACCGCATCGTCTGGTCTGTCCCGCTCGCCGGCCTGGTGCTTCTGTGGCTCGGCCGCACGCAGGAGATCAAGACCGCGTTGCGTTCGCCGCGCATGCTGAAGATGGCGACGCTCACGGCCGTCCTGATCACGGTCAACTGGGGCATCTATGTCTGGGCGATCGGTGCCGGGCGGGCGATCGAGACGGCACTCGGCTATTACATCAACCCGCTGTTCTCGATTTTCCTGGGGGCCCTCCTGCTCAAGGAAAGACCGAGTCCGACGCAGATGGTGGCGATCGCGCTCGCTGCGCTTGCGGTCGCCGTACTCGCCTTCGACGCCGGCGGCCTGCCCTGGGTTTCGATCGGGCTCTGTATCTCCTGGGGCTTCTACGCCTTCTTCCGCAAGACGCTGCCGATCGGGCCGAATCAGGGCTTTTTCCTCGAGGTGCTTCTGCTCAGCGTCCCGGCGATCGGCTACATCATCTGGCTCGAAGCAACGGGGCAGGGGCATTTTGGCGACACAGGCATGACCGACGTCGTCCTCCTTCTGTCCTGCGGCCTCGTCACGGCCGTGCCGCTGATGATCTATGCCAATGGCGCCAAGCTCTTGCGGCTCTCGACCATCGGCATCATGCAGTATATCGCCCCTACGATGATCTTCGTGATCGCCGTCATCGTGTTCCACGAGCCCTTCGGCGCCGCGAAACTCATCGCCTTCGCGCTGATCTGGGCGGCGCTCATCGTCTATTCGGGAGCGATGCTGGCCGAAAGCAGGGCGCGCCGCGCCGCACAACCGACGCCTGCGGAATAG
- the cimA gene encoding citramalate synthase — MTKERIYLFDTTLRDGQQTPGIDFSVEDKIAIAAMLDEFGMDYVEGGYPGANPTDTGFFTKKRTQKASFVAFGMTKRAGVSASNDPGLNALLAAKSDAICLVAKSWDYHVEVALGCSNEENLENVRASVEAVVASGREAMVDCEHFFDGYKADPAYAIACAKAALKAGARWVVLCDTNGGTQPPEIREIVSAVIASGVPGANLGIHAHNDTGQAVANSLAAVEAGVRQIQGTLNGIGERCGNANLVTLIATLALKETYSGRFETAIDADRLQELTSLAHAFDELLNRSPDPQAPYVGASAFATKAGIHASALLKDPRTYEHVAPESVGNLRKVMVSDQGGKANFINALKRRGIIVSKDDPRLDRLIEIVKEREATGYAYEGADASFTLLANRILGTVPDFFHVESFRVMVERRFDANGNLKTVSEAVVKVIVDGEVMMSVAEGHGPVNALDLALRKDLGKFQSEIADLELADYKVRILNGGTGAVTRVLIESTDQTGARWWTVGVSDNIIDASFQALMDSIVYKLLKNRDQVGLIAAE, encoded by the coding sequence ATGACCAAGGAACGTATCTATCTCTTCGACACGACGCTTCGAGACGGACAGCAGACGCCCGGTATCGACTTTTCCGTCGAGGACAAGATCGCCATCGCCGCCATGCTCGACGAATTCGGCATGGACTATGTCGAGGGCGGATATCCCGGCGCCAATCCGACCGATACGGGGTTCTTCACGAAGAAGCGTACGCAGAAGGCCTCCTTCGTCGCCTTCGGCATGACCAAGCGCGCCGGTGTCTCCGCTTCCAACGATCCCGGCCTCAATGCGCTGCTCGCAGCCAAGAGCGATGCGATCTGTCTTGTCGCCAAGAGCTGGGACTACCATGTCGAGGTGGCGCTCGGCTGTTCGAACGAGGAAAATCTCGAGAATGTCCGCGCCTCCGTCGAGGCGGTCGTCGCCTCCGGCCGTGAGGCGATGGTGGATTGCGAGCATTTCTTCGACGGCTACAAGGCAGATCCGGCCTATGCGATCGCCTGTGCGAAAGCGGCGCTCAAGGCCGGGGCGCGCTGGGTGGTGCTCTGCGATACCAATGGCGGCACGCAGCCGCCTGAAATCCGCGAGATCGTATCGGCGGTGATCGCGTCCGGGGTACCGGGCGCCAATCTGGGCATCCACGCGCACAATGATACGGGCCAGGCGGTGGCGAATTCCTTGGCTGCGGTCGAGGCCGGCGTGCGGCAGATCCAGGGAACACTGAACGGTATCGGCGAACGCTGCGGCAATGCCAACCTGGTGACGCTGATTGCGACACTGGCGCTGAAGGAAACCTATTCGGGGCGCTTCGAGACCGCCATCGACGCCGACAGGCTGCAGGAACTGACGAGCCTTGCCCACGCCTTCGACGAACTGCTCAACCGCTCGCCGGACCCGCAGGCGCCCTATGTCGGCGCTTCGGCCTTCGCCACGAAGGCCGGCATCCATGCCTCGGCGCTCCTGAAGGATCCGCGCACCTACGAACATGTCGCGCCCGAGTCGGTCGGCAACCTGCGCAAGGTCATGGTCTCCGACCAGGGCGGCAAGGCGAACTTCATCAACGCGCTCAAGCGGCGCGGCATCATCGTCTCGAAGGACGATCCGCGGCTCGACAGGCTGATCGAGATCGTCAAGGAGCGCGAGGCGACAGGCTATGCCTATGAGGGAGCGGATGCGAGTTTCACGCTGCTCGCCAACCGGATCCTCGGCACCGTGCCCGACTTTTTCCATGTGGAAAGCTTCCGGGTCATGGTCGAGCGCCGCTTCGATGCGAACGGTAATCTGAAGACCGTGTCGGAGGCCGTGGTCAAGGTCATCGTCGACGGCGAAGTGATGATGTCGGTCGCCGAGGGGCATGGTCCGGTCAATGCGCTCGATCTTGCTCTCCGCAAGGATCTCGGCAAATTCCAGTCGGAGATCGCCGATCTCGAACTTGCCGACTACAAGGTGCGCATCCTCAATGGCGGCACCGGGGCGGTCACCCGCGTGTTGATCGAATCGACGGACCAGACGGGCGCTCGCTGGTGGACGGTCGGCGTCTCCGACAACATCATCGATGCGTCCTTCCAGGCGCTGATGGACAGCATCGTCTACAAGCTGCTCAAGAACCGCGACCAGGTCGGGCTTATTGCCGCCGAATAG
- a CDS encoding LysM peptidoglycan-binding domain-containing protein → MIKNKASWVALGVLAIATALMVFVVQPNLDLNDDDKAQTAQPTADGSETAGSAPAAKVGDASSTAQSTTTEQAAGTVAGTAPGAATDLTVPGFDLLRVEPDGSTVVAGRAQPGTKLEILSGDMVVGTADVGAAGDFAAVFDKPLAAGDHQLTLRSVGADGVSKISEEVATISVPKEPGGQLLAMVSKPGEASRLITTPKAKPTETAAAPATQNGAPEAALATPAASNIVPGLQVTAVEIEGRKIFVAGNAKPGALVRIYADDKLVGEMKADDKGHFVVDGSIDLAVGSHIIRADMMSEDAAKVAMRASVPFDRPAGAQVAAIAGSSADSATPGLDGLRTEAGKALVLLKGLFADGKQPSAEQLAAARSATEFALKSLSEFKPADSSGAAQAAAAAEASKAAAEALKLLRNSPQDPASVAATLSKVDGVVGAALPRQAGGTAVAASAKPQTSASDAPEPESATNAATQSSSGEIAASPTAGAQPATIEQPPLKQSKESVIIRRGDTLWQISRRVYGAGVRYTTIYLANREAIDNPDLIRPGQVFGVPNETLSDEESREMHRKRVRRE, encoded by the coding sequence ATGATTAAGAACAAGGCCAGCTGGGTGGCCCTCGGTGTGCTGGCGATTGCGACTGCATTGATGGTCTTCGTGGTTCAGCCGAACCTCGATCTGAATGATGATGACAAGGCGCAGACCGCGCAACCCACGGCAGACGGCAGTGAGACCGCAGGGTCGGCGCCGGCCGCCAAGGTCGGAGACGCTTCGAGCACCGCGCAAAGCACGACCACGGAGCAGGCGGCTGGGACGGTTGCCGGCACTGCTCCCGGTGCGGCTACCGACTTGACCGTTCCAGGCTTTGATCTTCTTCGCGTCGAGCCGGACGGCTCGACCGTCGTCGCCGGTCGTGCCCAGCCGGGCACGAAGCTCGAAATTCTGAGCGGCGATATGGTTGTCGGTACGGCCGATGTCGGCGCCGCCGGGGACTTTGCCGCCGTGTTCGACAAGCCGCTTGCCGCCGGCGACCACCAGCTGACGCTCAGGAGTGTCGGCGCCGACGGCGTCAGCAAGATCTCGGAAGAGGTTGCGACCATTTCCGTGCCGAAGGAGCCGGGTGGGCAACTGCTGGCCATGGTCTCCAAGCCGGGCGAGGCGAGCCGGCTGATCACCACGCCGAAGGCCAAGCCGACCGAGACTGCCGCCGCACCCGCCACGCAGAACGGCGCGCCGGAGGCGGCGCTCGCGACGCCGGCCGCCTCCAATATCGTGCCGGGGCTGCAGGTGACGGCCGTCGAGATCGAAGGCAGGAAGATATTCGTTGCCGGCAATGCGAAACCCGGAGCGCTGGTGCGTATCTATGCCGACGACAAGCTCGTTGGTGAGATGAAGGCGGACGACAAGGGGCATTTCGTCGTCGATGGTTCGATTGACCTCGCGGTCGGCAGCCACATCATCCGTGCAGACATGATGAGTGAGGACGCCGCCAAGGTGGCGATGCGCGCCTCGGTGCCTTTCGACAGGCCGGCCGGCGCACAGGTCGCTGCGATTGCCGGCTCCTCTGCGGACTCCGCTACCCCTGGCCTCGACGGGCTGAGGACGGAGGCCGGCAAGGCGCTTGTCCTGTTGAAGGGCCTCTTCGCCGATGGCAAGCAGCCCTCCGCCGAGCAGCTTGCCGCGGCTCGTTCGGCAACGGAGTTTGCGCTCAAGTCGCTTTCCGAGTTCAAGCCGGCCGACAGTTCCGGCGCGGCGCAGGCGGCAGCGGCGGCCGAGGCTTCGAAGGCAGCCGCCGAGGCCTTGAAGCTTCTGAGGAATTCGCCGCAGGACCCGGCAAGCGTCGCCGCTACGCTGAGCAAGGTTGATGGGGTCGTCGGAGCCGCCTTGCCGCGACAGGCGGGCGGGACTGCGGTTGCGGCCTCTGCCAAGCCCCAGACCTCGGCGAGCGACGCGCCGGAACCCGAGAGCGCGACGAATGCCGCAACTCAGTCGTCGAGCGGTGAGATCGCTGCATCGCCAACGGCTGGCGCGCAGCCTGCAACGATCGAGCAACCGCCGCTCAAGCAAAGCAAGGAATCGGTGATCATCCGCCGCGGCGACACGCTCTGGCAGATTTCGCGTCGGGTCTATGGTGCGGGCGTGCGTTACACGACGATCTATCTCGCCAATCGCGAAGCGATCGACAATCCCGACCTGATCCGTCCTGGTCAGGTGTTCGGGGTTCCGAACGAGACTCTCTCCGATGAGGAATCGCGCGAGATGCATCGCAAGCGCGTAAGGCGCGAATAA
- a CDS encoding phosphatidylserine decarboxylase, with protein MSLVETVRNALVPVHKEGYRFIAIFFVVSLILGFLWEPLMWIGFLLTAWCAYFFRDPERMTPIDDDLVISPADGRVSSIATVVPPEELGLGSEPMLRISVFMNVFDCHVNRAPMSGTVRRIAYRAGSFLNAELDKASLDNERNGLVVETSHGAVGVVQIAGLVARRILCWTTENASLEGGERFGLIRFGSRVDVFLPDGAQPRVSLDQKAIAGETVIAEFGSSKGPVISRRA; from the coding sequence ATGAGCTTGGTCGAAACGGTCCGCAACGCGCTGGTCCCGGTGCACAAGGAAGGTTATCGCTTCATTGCGATCTTCTTCGTGGTTTCCCTGATCCTTGGTTTCCTTTGGGAGCCGCTGATGTGGATCGGCTTCCTCTTGACCGCCTGGTGCGCCTATTTCTTTCGCGATCCGGAGCGCATGACGCCGATCGACGACGATCTCGTCATCAGCCCGGCCGACGGACGCGTCTCGTCGATCGCCACCGTCGTTCCGCCGGAAGAACTGGGTCTCGGCTCGGAACCGATGCTGCGCATTTCCGTGTTCATGAATGTCTTCGATTGCCATGTGAACCGCGCGCCGATGAGCGGCACCGTCCGGCGCATCGCCTATCGGGCCGGCAGCTTCCTGAATGCCGAACTCGACAAGGCGAGCCTGGATAACGAACGCAACGGACTTGTTGTCGAAACGAGCCACGGCGCCGTCGGTGTCGTGCAGATCGCCGGCTTGGTGGCGCGACGCATCCTCTGCTGGACGACGGAGAACGCTTCGTTGGAAGGCGGCGAGCGCTTCGGTCTTATCCGGTTCGGCTCGCGCGTCGACGTGTTTCTGCCGGACGGCGCGCAGCCGCGCGTCAGTCTCGACCAGAAGGCCATTGCCGGCGAGACCGTGATCGCCGAATTCGGCTCGTCGAAGGGGCCGGTCATCAGCCGACGCGCGTGA
- the pip gene encoding prolyl aminopeptidase gives MSAAPRTLYPEIEPYASGHLAVGDGHVIYWEKVGTPGAKPAVFLHGGPGGTISPNHRRLFDPALYDVTLFDQRGCGNSTPHAGIEANTTWHLVADIERLRELAGVEKWLVFGGSWGSTLALAYAEKHPERVSELVVRGVYMLTRAELDWYYQFGVSEMFPDKWERFVAPIPPEERHEMMRAYHRRLTSDDRATRLAAAKAWSIWEGETITLMPEPATSTRFEEEEFADAFARIENHFFVNAGWLDEGQLLRDAHKLHGIPGVIVHGRYDMPCPAKYAWQLHKAWPEAEFHLIEGAGHAYSEPGILDRLIRATDKFAGKAE, from the coding sequence GCGATGGGCATGTGATCTATTGGGAAAAGGTCGGCACGCCCGGGGCGAAGCCGGCCGTGTTCCTGCACGGCGGTCCGGGCGGCACGATCTCGCCGAACCATCGCCGTCTCTTCGATCCGGCGCTGTACGATGTGACGCTGTTCGACCAGCGCGGCTGCGGCAATTCGACCCCGCATGCCGGGATCGAGGCCAATACGACCTGGCATCTCGTCGCCGACATCGAGCGGCTGCGTGAACTCGCCGGCGTTGAAAAATGGCTGGTTTTCGGCGGCTCCTGGGGCTCGACGCTGGCGCTTGCCTATGCCGAAAAGCATCCCGAGCGCGTGTCCGAACTGGTCGTCCGCGGCGTCTATATGCTCACCAGGGCCGAGCTCGACTGGTACTATCAGTTCGGCGTCTCGGAGATGTTTCCCGACAAGTGGGAACGCTTCGTCGCCCCGATCCCGCCGGAAGAGCGCCATGAGATGATGCGTGCCTATCACCGCCGCTTGACGAGCGACGACCGTGCGACGCGGCTTGCGGCGGCCAAGGCCTGGAGCATCTGGGAGGGCGAGACGATAACGCTTATGCCCGAGCCGGCGACCAGTACCCGCTTCGAGGAAGAAGAGTTTGCCGATGCCTTTGCGCGGATCGAGAACCATTTTTTCGTCAATGCCGGTTGGCTGGACGAGGGGCAATTGCTGCGCGATGCGCACAAGCTGCACGGCATTCCGGGCGTCATCGTGCACGGCCGTTACGACATGCCCTGTCCGGCCAAGTATGCCTGGCAGTTGCACAAGGCCTGGCCCGAGGCCGAATTCCATTTAATCGAGGGGGCAGGGCACGCCTATTCCGAGCCGGGCATTCTCGATCGCCTGATTCGCGCGACCGACAAATTCGCCGGCAAGGCCGAATAG
- a CDS encoding CDP-alcohol phosphatidyltransferase family protein — MENPRQEDSAEAAIDTNDAHEKARGPRLREIPLRLMVPNTITVLAICAGLSGIRLAFENRFELAVAMVLFAAFLDGIDGRVARLLKATSSFGVQMDSLADIINFGVAPALVLYAFLLDQARSVGWIAALIYAIAVGLRLARFNVMAERPVKAAWQSEYFVGVPAPAGAMLVLLPVYIGLLGLAPGRIFALIAAVYTLLIAFLLVSRLPVWSGKSENRVRRDLVLPAILIVVLYVATLMTYTWETMVVTAVGYLLTLPFGARSWQRKYGDWPAGQGGDGLPGDSD, encoded by the coding sequence ATGGAAAATCCCCGGCAGGAAGATTCGGCTGAAGCGGCGATCGACACGAACGACGCGCATGAAAAGGCGCGTGGCCCACGGCTGCGGGAAATCCCGCTGCGCTTGATGGTCCCCAACACCATCACCGTTCTGGCGATTTGTGCCGGCCTATCCGGCATTCGCCTTGCGTTCGAGAATCGCTTCGAACTCGCCGTCGCAATGGTGTTGTTTGCAGCCTTTCTGGATGGCATCGACGGGCGCGTGGCGCGGCTGCTCAAGGCGACGTCGAGCTTCGGAGTCCAGATGGACTCGCTTGCCGATATCATCAATTTCGGCGTTGCCCCGGCCCTTGTCCTTTATGCCTTCCTACTCGACCAGGCGCGCTCCGTCGGCTGGATCGCGGCGCTCATCTATGCGATCGCGGTCGGCTTGCGTCTCGCCCGCTTCAACGTCATGGCCGAGCGTCCCGTCAAGGCGGCCTGGCAGTCGGAATATTTCGTCGGCGTTCCGGCGCCGGCCGGCGCCATGCTGGTGCTGCTGCCGGTGTATATCGGTCTCCTCGGGCTAGCGCCCGGCAGGATCTTCGCCTTGATAGCGGCGGTCTATACCTTGCTGATCGCCTTCCTGCTGGTCAGCCGCCTGCCGGTCTGGTCCGGCAAATCCGAGAATCGCGTGCGTCGCGACCTGGTGCTCCCCGCCATCCTGATCGTCGTCCTCTATGTCGCAACGCTGATGACCTACACCTGGGAGACGATGGTCGTGACGGCAGTGGGCTATCTGCTTACGCTGCCTTTCGGCGCCCGCTCCTGGCAGCGGAAATATGGCGACTGGCCCGCCGGCCAGGGGGGCGACGGCCTACCGGGCGACAGCGACTGA
- a CDS encoding ABCB family ABC transporter ATP-binding protein/permease, giving the protein MAPQKQKKTISADAANPVGTIANLWPYMWPAERPDLKLRVIWATIILVAAKIVLVLVPYFFKWATDALNNKPDALGFLPQFLTGAVMLVLAYNLARLLQSGLNQLRDALFARVGQHAVRQLAYRTFVHMHQLSLRFHLERRTGGLSRIIERGTKGIETIVRFTILNSVPTLIEFLLTAVIFWWGYGFSYLLITAITVWLYIWFTVRASDWRIAIRRSMNDSDTDANTKAIDSLLNFETVKYFGNEEMEAKRFDKSMERYERAATQVWTSLGWLNFGQALIFGAGTAVMMTISALAVRSGEQTIGDFVFINAMLIQLAIPLNFIGFVYREIRQGLTDIENMFDLLDVQAEVVDRPNAKELDIGRGAVAFKDVYFAYDPARPILKGISFEVPAGKTVAVVGPSGAGKSTLSRLLYRFYDVQRGSITVDGQDVRGVTQKSLRAAIGMVPQDTVLFNDTIAYNIRYGRVEASEFEVEAAAEAAQIADFIRGLPEGYRAMVGERGLKLSGGEKQRVAIARTILKAPPILILDEATSALDTKTEQEIQAALDVVSRNRTTLVIAHRLSTVINADEIIVLKDGVIAERGTHAELIDRDGLYASMWSRQREATQAEEQLKRVRERDDLGIVDRGAPAA; this is encoded by the coding sequence GTGGCACCCCAGAAGCAGAAGAAAACGATTTCCGCCGATGCCGCCAATCCAGTGGGTACGATCGCCAATCTCTGGCCCTATATGTGGCCGGCCGAGCGTCCCGATCTCAAGCTTCGCGTCATTTGGGCGACCATCATCCTTGTCGCCGCCAAAATTGTCCTCGTCCTGGTTCCTTATTTCTTCAAATGGGCGACGGATGCGCTGAACAACAAGCCGGACGCGCTCGGCTTCTTGCCGCAATTCCTGACCGGAGCCGTCATGCTGGTGCTCGCCTACAATCTGGCGCGCCTGCTGCAGTCCGGCCTCAATCAATTGCGCGATGCCCTTTTTGCGAGGGTCGGCCAGCACGCCGTGCGGCAGCTTGCCTACAGGACCTTCGTCCACATGCATCAGCTGTCGCTGCGCTTCCACCTGGAGCGGCGCACGGGCGGGCTCTCGCGCATCATCGAGCGGGGCACCAAGGGCATCGAGACGATCGTTCGCTTCACGATCCTGAACAGCGTCCCGACATTGATCGAGTTTCTGCTGACGGCGGTGATCTTCTGGTGGGGCTACGGCTTCAGCTATCTCCTCATCACCGCTATCACCGTCTGGCTGTACATCTGGTTCACCGTACGCGCCAGCGACTGGCGGATCGCCATTCGCCGTTCGATGAACGACAGCGACACCGATGCGAACACCAAGGCAATCGATTCGCTGCTCAACTTCGAGACCGTCAAATATTTCGGCAATGAAGAAATGGAGGCGAAGCGCTTCGACAAGTCGATGGAGCGCTACGAACGCGCTGCCACTCAAGTCTGGACCTCGCTCGGCTGGCTGAACTTCGGCCAGGCGCTGATATTCGGGGCTGGCACGGCCGTGATGATGACGATTTCGGCGCTCGCCGTGAGGAGCGGCGAGCAGACCATCGGCGACTTCGTCTTCATCAACGCGATGCTGATCCAGCTTGCGATTCCGCTGAACTTCATCGGTTTCGTCTATCGCGAGATCCGTCAGGGGCTGACGGATATCGAAAATATGTTTGATCTTCTCGACGTTCAGGCGGAGGTGGTCGACCGGCCGAATGCGAAGGAACTCGACATCGGGCGCGGCGCGGTCGCCTTCAAGGACGTGTATTTCGCCTATGATCCAGCCCGTCCGATTCTCAAGGGAATTTCCTTCGAGGTGCCCGCCGGCAAGACGGTCGCAGTTGTCGGCCCGTCCGGCGCCGGAAAGTCCACCCTGTCGCGGCTGCTCTACCGCTTCTACGACGTTCAGCGGGGATCGATCACGGTCGACGGTCAGGACGTGCGCGGCGTTACTCAGAAGAGTCTCCGCGCCGCGATCGGCATGGTCCCCCAGGACACGGTGCTCTTCAACGACACGATCGCCTACAACATCCGCTACGGCCGCGTCGAAGCCTCGGAATTTGAGGTCGAGGCGGCCGCGGAAGCCGCACAGATCGCCGACTTCATCCGCGGCCTGCCGGAGGGTTATCGAGCGATGGTCGGCGAGCGAGGGTTGAAGCTCTCGGGCGGCGAGAAACAGCGCGTTGCGATAGCACGTACGATTCTTAAGGCACCGCCGATCCTTATCCTCGACGAGGCGACCTCCGCGCTCGACACGAAGACGGAGCAGGAAATCCAGGCGGCCCTCGACGTCGTGTCGCGCAACCGCACCACGCTCGTGATCGCGCATCGTCTGTCGACCGTCATCAACGCCGATGAGATCATCGTTCTCAAGGACGGCGTCATTGCCGAGCGCGGCACGCATGCCGAATTGATCGACCGTGATGGCCTCTACGCCTCCATGTGGAGCCGTCAGCGCGAGGCAACACAAGCGGAGGAGCAATTGAAGCGGGTGCGCGAGCGCGACGATCTCGGTATCGTCGACCGCGGCGCTCCAGCAGCGTGA
- a CDS encoding SDR family NAD(P)-dependent oxidoreductase encodes MTPNLKDRIAVVTGASRGIGYFTALELAKAGAHVIACARTVGGLEELDDAIKAVGGSATLVPFDLADMAAIDKLGGAVNERWGKLDILVANAGVLGTISPIGHVEAKVFEKVMTINVAATWRLIRSLEPLLVKSDAGRALILSSSAAHKCKPFWGPYSASKAAVEALARTWAHETQRLPLRILSVDPGATRTAMRAQAVPGEDPATVPHPSEVAAALMPLLGPEQTETGKLFIVREKKIVDYRMPE; translated from the coding sequence ATGACGCCCAATCTGAAAGACCGGATCGCCGTCGTCACCGGCGCATCGCGCGGTATCGGCTACTTCACCGCTCTCGAACTCGCCAAGGCCGGCGCGCATGTCATCGCCTGCGCCCGTACCGTCGGCGGCCTTGAGGAACTGGATGACGCCATCAAGGCGGTTGGCGGATCGGCGACGCTCGTCCCCTTCGACCTTGCCGACATGGCTGCAATCGACAAGCTCGGCGGCGCCGTCAACGAACGCTGGGGCAAGCTCGACATCCTGGTCGCCAATGCCGGTGTGCTCGGCACGATCTCCCCGATCGGCCATGTGGAAGCCAAGGTCTTCGAAAAAGTGATGACGATCAACGTCGCCGCAACCTGGCGCCTGATCCGCTCGCTCGAGCCGCTGCTTGTCAAGTCAGATGCCGGTCGCGCGCTCATCCTCTCCTCAAGTGCTGCGCACAAGTGCAAACCCTTCTGGGGGCCCTACTCCGCCTCCAAGGCCGCCGTCGAGGCGCTGGCGCGCACTTGGGCGCACGAGACGCAACGCCTGCCGCTACGCATCCTCAGCGTCGATCCGGGTGCGACGCGGACCGCTATGCGTGCCCAGGCCGTGCCGGGCGAGGATCCCGCCACCGTGCCTCATCCCTCCGAGGTCGCGGCCGCGCTGATGCCCTTGCTTGGTCCCGAACAGACCGAAACCGGCAAGCTCTTCATCGTCCGGGAAAAGAAGATCGTCGACTACCGCATGCCGGAATAA
- a CDS encoding LOG family protein, whose product MSEHDIPIRSVCVYCGSQPGRDPAHIEAGRLLGKSIADHGLQLVYGGGTRGIMGAVASGVLSAGGHVTGIIPEFLMDKEATRHSLGQLNELIVTGDMHERKHTMFERADAFVALPGGIGTLEEIVEIMTWAQLGRHRKPMVFGNINGFWAPMLELMQHMREQGFVHTAHLVQPLVIDRAEDIVPGILASAAVNGREGETEIISKL is encoded by the coding sequence ATGAGCGAGCATGATATTCCGATTCGATCCGTCTGCGTCTATTGCGGTTCACAGCCCGGACGCGACCCCGCACATATCGAGGCGGGGCGTCTTCTCGGCAAATCGATTGCCGATCATGGCCTGCAGCTCGTCTATGGCGGCGGCACGCGCGGCATCATGGGTGCAGTGGCGAGCGGCGTGCTTTCGGCCGGCGGTCACGTCACCGGCATCATTCCCGAATTCCTGATGGACAAGGAAGCGACCCGCCACTCGCTCGGGCAGCTCAACGAGCTCATCGTTACCGGCGACATGCACGAGCGCAAGCACACGATGTTCGAGCGCGCCGACGCCTTCGTAGCGCTGCCCGGCGGCATAGGCACGCTCGAGGAGATCGTCGAGATCATGACCTGGGCGCAGCTCGGCCGTCACCGCAAGCCGATGGTGTTCGGCAATATCAACGGTTTCTGGGCGCCGATGCTCGAACTCATGCAGCACATGCGCGAGCAAGGCTTCGTCCACACGGCCCACCTGGTTCAGCCGCTGGTGATCGACCGGGCCGAGGACATCGTCCCCGGCATTCTGGCTTCCGCCGCCGTGAATGGTCGCGAGGGCGAAACCGAGATCATCTCCAAGCTTTGA